A region of the Streptomyces sp. NBC_00442 genome:
CCGCGCAGAAGTACTTCGTGATCGCCGCGCACGCGGCCCGCGAGGGCGGCGACCGTCCGCGCGCCGGCGAGGCGCTGTCGCGCGCCGCACGGCAGATGGTGCACCTGGGCCGCCCCGGCGAAGCCCTCGACCTGATGAAGCTCGCCAAGTCCGGCTCGGGCGAGGAGACCCTGCCGCGCACTCGCGCCATGCTGCACACCATCGAGGCGTGGGCCCAGGCGTCCATGGGGCGCGGTCAGGCCATGCGCCGCACCCTCGGTGAGGCGGAGGAACTCTTCGTCTCCGACAAGGGCGATGTGCCACCGCCCAGTTGGATGCAGATGTTCGACGAGGCGGACCTGCACGGCATGAAGGCCCTCGCCTTCCGTACGCTCGCCGAGCACGATGCGTCCGCGGCCGTCATCGCGCAGCACCACGCCAAGCAGGCCCTGGAGTTGCGCGAGGGCGGCCGACAGCGCTCGAAGATCTTCGACTACATCTCGCTGGCCTCGGCCTGCTTCATCGCCGACGACCCGGAACAGGCGGACCGCTACGCCCGCCTGGCGCTGGTGTCGATGGGGGAGACCTCCTCGCACCGCACCTGGGACCGGCTGCGCGAAATGTACCGGCTCACCGCCCAGTTCGGGAGCCACGGCAAGATCCAGGATCTGCGGGAGGAGATCGCACTCGCGCTGCCCCAGGCGCCGTCGAAGCGGAGTCGGAGCGCGGACATCTAGAAGGGGCTGTACGTGTCCACGTACAACCCCCCGTTCAGCGGCCCGCGTTGGGCCGTGCCCTGCCTGCCGCTGTGTCAGGACCCGATGCGGGCTACCAGCACACAGGCGTCGTCCTCGCGCTCGTGCTCGCCGAACTCCTCGACGATCGTCCGCACGCAGTCCTGGGCTGTGCGGCCACCGTCGAAGAGCGGGGCGAGTGCGAGCAGCCGGCGCCGGTGCGCCTCGTCGGGCGCGCCCTGCCGGGTCAGCCCGTCGGTGTGCAGGACGAGCAGGTCGCCCGCGCGCAGCGTGACCTCGGCCTGGTCGTAGGAAGCGCCGTGGGTGGCGCCGAGGAGCACTCCGTCCGGTGCGCCGAGCGCCTGCCCCGTCCCGTCGCGGAACAGCAGCGGGGCGGGGTGGCCGGCCCGGGACCAGGAGAGCTTGCGGCCGGCGGGCTCGTAACGACAGCAGACCGCGCTGCCCAGAGCGGGCTGCACGGTCGTCTCCAGAAGTTGGTTGAGGTGGCCCATCAGAGCGGCCGGGCCGATGCCCGCGACGGCCATGCCGCGCAGCGCGCCGAGCAGCATCGCCATGGCGCCGGTGGCCGTCGCGCCGTGGCCGGTGAGGTCGCCGACGGTCAGTAACGAGGCGCCGTCGGGGAGTTGGAGCGCGTCGTACCAGTCACCGCCGATGAGGGCGCTGGAGGAGGACGGCAGGTAGTGCGCGGCGATGTCGAGCGCGCCGGGGCCGCCGTGCGGCATGCGCAGCGAACCGCGCCACGGGGGCAGCACGGCTTCCCGGAGCTCGACCGCGAGGCGGTGCTCCCGCTGGGCGATGTGGTGCTGGCGCCGCAGGGTGTCGCCGCTCTCCCGCACGGCGCGCTGCGTGCGCCGGAGCTCGCTCACATCGCGCAGGACGGCCCACATGGACGCGGTGCAGCCGTCGGCGTCGAGCACTGGCTCGCCCATCATGTGGACCGTGCGGATGCCGCCGTCCGACCGTACGATCCGGAACTCCCCGTCGATCGGCCTGCCGTCCACCAGGCAGTTCGTCACCATCGAGGTGAGGAGGGCCTGGTCGTCGGCGTGGACCACGGCGGGCAGTTCGTCGAGCGACATGCCGCCGCTGCCGCGGGGCCGGTCGAAGATCTCGAAGAGCTCCTCGGACCAGCTCACGGCGTCGGTGAGGAGATTCCACTCGGCGCTTCCGACCCGGCCGAGCGGGCCCGCGGGGCCCGGGGCCGTACCGAACGCGCTCTCGACGGCGAGCGCCGCCGCGTCCTCCTCCTCGGGGGTCAGCCCTTCGCGCAGAAGGTCCAAGTGCGAGCCCAGATCATCGAGTTGATGGACCGCCAGATCGCACAGGGCGCGCTGCCAACGGCCCTGCGGGTCGTCGTCGTCCACGAGCGCGTCACGACGCACCGCGTCCACGCCTCCGCGCAGCCTGCGGGTCTGCGTGATCAGTGCGTCGACCGTGCCCCGCTCGGGTGGCTGGGGAGCGGGACGGTCCGCGAACAGATGGGACGGCATGAGGTTCTCCGATGCGGCCGCGGCAGAGCCTGGTCTGGCGAAGTGGACCGGTAACGACTGTTGCACAGGGAGCGATGCCCCGTAAGGGATTTGGCAACACTCGATACGGTGGTGCTCGTGACATATGCCAACGGCGACCGGATTCGCCCGCCGTGAACGGGAGCCGCCGCCGGGCATATGCAGGACGAGCGCTCGCACCCGACGAACG
Encoded here:
- a CDS encoding PP2C family protein-serine/threonine phosphatase encodes the protein MPSHLFADRPAPQPPERGTVDALITQTRRLRGGVDAVRRDALVDDDDPQGRWQRALCDLAVHQLDDLGSHLDLLREGLTPEEEDAAALAVESAFGTAPGPAGPLGRVGSAEWNLLTDAVSWSEELFEIFDRPRGSGGMSLDELPAVVHADDQALLTSMVTNCLVDGRPIDGEFRIVRSDGGIRTVHMMGEPVLDADGCTASMWAVLRDVSELRRTQRAVRESGDTLRRQHHIAQREHRLAVELREAVLPPWRGSLRMPHGGPGALDIAAHYLPSSSSALIGGDWYDALQLPDGASLLTVGDLTGHGATATGAMAMLLGALRGMAVAGIGPAALMGHLNQLLETTVQPALGSAVCCRYEPAGRKLSWSRAGHPAPLLFRDGTGQALGAPDGVLLGATHGASYDQAEVTLRAGDLLVLHTDGLTRQGAPDEAHRRRLLALAPLFDGGRTAQDCVRTIVEEFGEHEREDDACVLVARIGS